A region of Myxococcota bacterium DNA encodes the following proteins:
- a CDS encoding sterol desaturase family protein → MAPELWVSAAVGSALALGLALERVAPHESVRPAWGVNLGIWLAATALRAAVFGGAEWQLARWSEGGHFGLLQAAAAPGWLAIGVTVLGLDLVSYLWHRANHAVPFLWRFHRVHHADPALHVSTALRFHPGEILMSVPVRLAAVAALGAPVAGVVVFECVFGAMNALEHARFALPAPLERALQLWLVTPALHRVHHSVVRREHDSNYATTFTLWDRAGRSFRANDPASHFPIGLGPGETGDPRALGAMLLEPFRARGPVT, encoded by the coding sequence GTGGCGCCGGAGCTCTGGGTCTCGGCAGCGGTCGGGAGCGCGCTCGCGCTCGGGCTCGCCCTGGAGCGCGTGGCGCCGCACGAGTCAGTGCGGCCGGCGTGGGGGGTGAATCTCGGCATCTGGCTGGCCGCCACGGCGCTGCGCGCCGCGGTCTTCGGCGGCGCCGAGTGGCAGCTCGCGCGCTGGAGCGAGGGGGGTCACTTCGGGCTGCTCCAGGCCGCAGCGGCACCGGGCTGGCTGGCGATCGGAGTCACCGTGCTCGGGCTCGACCTCGTGTCGTACCTGTGGCACCGGGCGAACCACGCCGTGCCGTTCCTCTGGCGCTTCCATCGCGTGCACCACGCGGACCCCGCGCTCCACGTCTCGACGGCGCTGCGCTTCCATCCAGGGGAGATCCTGATGTCGGTGCCGGTGCGGCTCGCGGCGGTGGCGGCGCTGGGCGCGCCGGTCGCGGGCGTGGTGGTCTTCGAGTGCGTGTTCGGCGCCATGAACGCGCTCGAGCACGCGCGCTTCGCGCTGCCGGCGCCGCTCGAACGCGCGCTCCAGCTCTGGCTCGTGACTCCCGCGCTCCACCGCGTGCACCACTCGGTCGTGCGGCGCGAGCACGACTCGAACTACGCCACGACCTTCACGCTGTGGGACCGCGCGGGCCGGAGCTTCCGGGCGAACGATCCCGCAAGTCACTTCCCGATCGGGCTCGGACCGGGAGAGACGGGCGACCCGCGCGCGCTGGGCGCGATGCTGCTCGAGCCGTTCCGCGCGCGCGGGCCCGTTACTTGA
- the atpB gene encoding F0F1 ATP synthase subunit A encodes MVHPPSLYDAFGPLAIVPAVGLTVLLVLLVAWRVGAAVGPDSVIPDPRPSLRNFVEVLFEGLCGLAEDVIGHDWKKYMPYIGSLGLFILIGNLLNLMPGLGAPTSFIETNLSWAILSVTTAEVATMRVHGFGGWLKHMAPGPWWLAPLILPIELFSHLVRYFSLTIRLTANMFADHTLLSMFVGGFGTLVAVLVPWVVLGLGLFVCFVQAFIFTFLTMLYIGMGIEESH; translated from the coding sequence ATGGTTCACCCCCCGTCGCTCTACGACGCCTTCGGCCCGCTCGCGATCGTGCCCGCGGTCGGACTGACCGTGCTGCTCGTGCTCCTGGTCGCGTGGCGGGTGGGCGCGGCGGTGGGACCCGACTCAGTCATTCCAGATCCGCGGCCTTCGCTGCGGAACTTCGTCGAGGTCCTGTTCGAGGGCCTGTGCGGCCTGGCCGAGGACGTGATCGGCCACGACTGGAAGAAGTACATGCCCTACATCGGCAGCCTGGGGCTCTTCATCCTGATCGGGAACCTCTTGAACCTGATGCCGGGACTCGGCGCACCGACCAGCTTCATCGAGACCAATCTCTCGTGGGCGATCCTGTCGGTGACCACGGCCGAGGTCGCGACCATGCGCGTGCACGGCTTCGGCGGCTGGCTGAAACACATGGCGCCCGGGCCCTGGTGGCTGGCGCCCTTGATCCTGCCGATCGAGCTGTTCAGTCACCTGGTCCGCTACTTCTCGCTCACCATCCGTCTCACCGCCAACATGTTCGCCGACCACACGCTGCTCTCGATGTTCGTGGGCGGCTTCGGGACGCTGGTCGCCGTGCTGGTGCCGTGGGTGGTGCTCGGTCTCGGGCTGTTCGTCTGCTTCGTGCAGGCCTTCATCTTCACCTTCCTCACGATGCTCTACATCGGAATGGGCATCGAGGAATCCCATTGA
- the atpE gene encoding ATP synthase F0 subunit C, with translation MRARYVILALIALCLVPDLAFAADEAGGSPNWGIAIGAGLAMGLAVLGAGIGQGLAAGNAVAGIARNPGASGTIGTQMIIGLALIESLALIAFVIAILLTNKV, from the coding sequence ATGCGCGCGCGTTACGTGATTCTGGCTCTGATCGCTCTGTGCCTCGTGCCGGACCTGGCCTTCGCGGCCGACGAGGCCGGCGGCTCGCCGAACTGGGGCATCGCCATCGGCGCGGGCCTCGCGATGGGTCTGGCCGTGCTCGGCGCGGGCATCGGTCAGGGGCTGGCGGCGGGCAACGCCGTGGCGGGCATCGCGCGCAATCCGGGCGCCAGCGGCACGATCGGCACCCAGATGATCATCGGCCTCGCGCTCATCGAGTCACTGGCGCTGATCGCGTTCGTGATCGCGATCCTCCTGACCAACAAGGTCTAG
- a CDS encoding MOSC domain-containing protein encodes MSGFVLALASSGSHTMQKGKRDALRLMAGLGVEGDAHSGKTVKHRSRVARDPSQPNLRQVHLIHAELHDELRARGFALEPGQMGENVTTRGLCLLALPRGARLHLGRSAVVEVTGLRNPCLQLDGIQPGLMKAVLERNRAGELLRKAGVMAIVLAGGEVRVGDPIGIELPDEPHCWLEPV; translated from the coding sequence ATGTCCGGGTTCGTCCTCGCGCTCGCGTCGAGCGGGTCACACACCATGCAGAAGGGCAAGCGCGACGCGCTGCGTCTGATGGCCGGGCTGGGCGTCGAGGGCGACGCGCACTCCGGCAAGACCGTGAAGCACCGCTCGCGCGTGGCGCGCGACCCGAGTCAGCCGAACCTGCGGCAGGTGCACCTGATCCACGCCGAGCTGCACGACGAGCTGCGCGCGCGCGGCTTCGCCCTCGAGCCGGGCCAGATGGGCGAGAACGTCACCACGCGCGGGCTGTGTCTCCTGGCGCTGCCGCGGGGCGCGCGGCTGCACCTGGGCCGCAGCGCGGTCGTCGAAGTCACGGGCCTGCGCAATCCCTGCCTGCAGCTCGACGGAATCCAGCCCGGGCTGATGAAGGCCGTGCTCGAGCGTAATCGGGCGGGTGAGCTTTTGCGCAAGGCCGGGGTGATGGCGATCGTGCTCGCGGGCGGCGAGGTGCGGGTGGGCGACCCGATCGGGATCGAGCTGCCCGACGAGCCGCACTGCTGGCTCGAGCCGGTCTAG
- a CDS encoding LysM peptidoglycan-binding domain-containing protein, giving the protein MAGDKPRPDFSDVTGGGSSTAPKAATPAPPPAETYTVVAGDSLSKIAKRVYGDANQWRRIFEANRDQIQNPDLIRPGQKLVIPAAKA; this is encoded by the coding sequence ATGGCAGGCGACAAGCCCCGCCCCGATTTCTCGGACGTGACCGGCGGTGGATCTTCCACCGCACCGAAAGCCGCGACTCCGGCGCCGCCGCCGGCGGAGACCTACACGGTCGTCGCGGGCGACAGCCTGTCGAAGATCGCCAAGCGCGTTTACGGCGACGCGAACCAGTGGCGGCGCATCTTCGAGGCGAACCGTGATCAGATCCAGAACCCGGACCTGATCCGCCCGGGACAGAAGCTCGTGATCCCGGCGGCCAAGGCCTGA
- the tmk gene encoding dTMP kinase has protein sequence MSARGRFIVFEGIDGSGKSEQARRLVAWLESRGLAVTATREPTDGSWGRTYRSWARGEFEAGPDEVLHWFLSDRREHVARVIQPALERGELVVCDRYRDSTRAYQAAQGIDRTRLRELFASAEFPEPDLVLWLRVPVATALARMGAAAEERFERADFLFRVDAEYERLGLVPIDASGDVEEVERRVRARVERVLGDAVVA, from the coding sequence ATGAGCGCCCGGGGCCGCTTCATCGTCTTCGAGGGCATCGACGGCTCGGGCAAGTCCGAGCAGGCGCGCCGGCTGGTGGCCTGGCTCGAGTCACGGGGCCTCGCGGTCACGGCCACGCGCGAGCCCACCGACGGCAGCTGGGGCCGCACCTACCGCAGCTGGGCGCGCGGCGAGTTCGAGGCGGGGCCGGACGAGGTCCTGCACTGGTTCCTGTCCGACCGGCGCGAGCACGTGGCCCGGGTCATCCAGCCCGCGCTCGAGCGCGGCGAGCTGGTGGTCTGCGACCGCTACCGCGACTCCACGCGGGCCTACCAGGCCGCGCAGGGCATCGACCGCACGCGCCTGCGCGAGCTGTTCGCGTCGGCCGAGTTCCCCGAGCCGGACCTCGTGCTGTGGCTGCGCGTGCCGGTGGCCACGGCGCTCGCGCGCATGGGCGCGGCGGCAGAGGAGCGCTTCGAGCGGGCCGACTTCCTGTTCCGCGTCGACGCAGAGTACGAGCGCCTCGGGCTCGTGCCGATCGACGCCTCGGGCGACGTGGAGGAGGTCGAGCGCAGAGTCCGCGCGCGCGTCGAGCGCGTGCTGGGCGACGCGGTCGTGGCCTAG
- the pnuC gene encoding nicotinamide riboside transporter PnuC: protein MDPVAFVVAGSPVTWTELLGDVTGLLCVYLVARANVWNWPVGLANVVLFFFTFLRARLYGDALLQVVFFVLNAYGWWLWTRPGERGAEPPVRRGTPLENAGLVGVSLAGTAGAALILARHTDSPVPLWDASVLVLSIVATWAQAEKLVESWWLWIAVDVISVPLYMGRGLYATAVLYALFLGLCLMGLREWLRLLEAQRALAGAAR, encoded by the coding sequence GTGGATCCGGTCGCGTTCGTGGTCGCGGGCAGCCCGGTCACCTGGACCGAGCTCCTGGGGGACGTGACCGGCCTCTTGTGCGTGTATCTCGTCGCGCGCGCCAACGTCTGGAACTGGCCCGTGGGCCTGGCGAACGTGGTGCTGTTCTTCTTCACGTTCCTGCGCGCGCGCCTGTACGGCGACGCGCTGCTGCAGGTCGTGTTCTTCGTGCTGAACGCCTACGGCTGGTGGCTGTGGACCCGCCCCGGCGAGCGCGGCGCGGAGCCGCCCGTGCGGCGCGGCACGCCGCTCGAGAACGCGGGCCTCGTGGGCGTGTCACTCGCCGGCACGGCGGGCGCGGCGCTGATCCTCGCGCGACACACCGACTCGCCCGTGCCGCTGTGGGACGCCAGCGTGCTCGTGCTCAGCATCGTGGCCACCTGGGCGCAGGCCGAGAAGCTGGTCGAGTCCTGGTGGCTGTGGATCGCCGTGGACGTGATCTCGGTCCCGCTCTACATGGGTCGCGGTCTGTATGCGACGGCGGTGCTCTACGCGCTCTTCCTCGGCCTGTGCCTGATGGGCCTGCGCGAGTGGCTGCGCCTGCTCGAGGCGCAGCGCGCGCTCGCCGGCGCCGCGCGGTGA
- a CDS encoding AAA family ATPase, with product MSPAHGLVLGKFYPPHAGHHLLVRTAARACAQVTVLALASPRESLPLDLRVAWLREVHAADRNVTVLGGMDEHPIDYDDPGVWDLHMALVNALLAAAGRPPVDAVFTSEAYGDELARRLGARHCPIDLERALAPVSATEVRRDPAGHWQHLAAPVRAHLARRVVVVGAESTGKTTLARELRDSLAARGGALAETRWVPEHGRDYTVDKLALARAEAAWRGAPAPGMADLAWPTSDFVAIARAQNALEEREARVGGPVLVCDTDALATSIWHERYRGARASEVEALGDPPPSLYLVTHHDDVPFHQDGIRDGEHIRAWMTARFVERLRGTRHRVELVRGARAARLERSLALVDAWLPDAFAQVFVDASPLAG from the coding sequence GTGAGCCCCGCGCACGGGCTCGTCCTGGGCAAGTTCTACCCGCCGCACGCGGGTCACCACCTGCTGGTGCGCACGGCGGCGCGCGCCTGCGCGCAGGTCACCGTGCTGGCGCTCGCGTCGCCGCGCGAGTCACTGCCGCTCGACCTGCGCGTGGCCTGGCTGCGCGAGGTGCACGCGGCGGACCGCAACGTGACCGTGCTGGGCGGCATGGACGAGCACCCGATCGACTACGACGACCCGGGTGTCTGGGACCTGCACATGGCGCTGGTCAACGCGCTGCTTGCCGCCGCGGGCCGGCCGCCGGTCGACGCGGTGTTCACGTCCGAGGCCTACGGGGACGAGCTCGCGCGGCGGCTGGGCGCGAGACACTGCCCGATCGACCTGGAGCGCGCGCTGGCGCCGGTCTCGGCGACCGAGGTGCGCCGTGACCCGGCGGGTCACTGGCAGCACCTGGCCGCGCCCGTGCGCGCACACCTCGCGCGCCGCGTGGTGGTCGTGGGCGCCGAGTCCACGGGCAAGACCACGCTCGCGCGCGAGCTGCGCGACTCACTGGCCGCGCGCGGCGGAGCGCTCGCCGAGACCCGCTGGGTGCCCGAGCACGGGCGCGACTACACGGTCGACAAGCTCGCGCTGGCGCGAGCGGAGGCCGCGTGGCGTGGCGCGCCCGCGCCGGGCATGGCGGACCTGGCCTGGCCCACCAGCGACTTCGTGGCGATCGCGCGCGCGCAGAATGCGCTCGAGGAGCGCGAGGCGCGCGTGGGCGGGCCCGTGCTGGTGTGCGACACGGACGCGCTCGCGACCAGTATCTGGCACGAGCGCTATCGCGGCGCGCGCGCGTCCGAGGTCGAGGCGCTGGGCGATCCGCCGCCCAGCCTGTATCTCGTGACCCACCACGACGACGTGCCGTTCCACCAGGACGGCATCCGCGACGGCGAGCACATACGGGCCTGGATGACCGCGCGCTTCGTCGAGCGCCTGCGCGGCACGCGCCACCGGGTCGAGCTCGTGCGCGGCGCGCGCGCAGCGCGGCTCGAGCGCTCGCTCGCGCTCGTCGACGCGTGGCTGCCCGACGCATTCGCCCAGGTTTTCGTCGACGCCTCGCCCCTCGCGGGATAG